The Levilactobacillus namurensis genomic interval ATTAACCGGTTGGCCCCCGTCGCATCACAGGTAATCAGCGTAACCAGCTTTTGCTTAGTCGGGGCCACCACCTGGACATCGGTTGCGGCGATGAACTTCCGCACGGTGACCTGGTATTCGTAGACCTTGCTGGCGTTAGTCAGATAGATCTTCTGTCCCACCTTAGTCTTGTAATATAGAGGACTGAACAGGATCGAGTGCGAGACCATGTGGTGCCCCGCCAACGGATAGTTGTTCTCCCCCATCTTCTGGTCTGGCCGCATGGTTCCCGCGGTCAACGCCAAGACGGGGTTGCTGACCCCCTTGGCAATCGGCAAATGAATCTTCGATTGCGGAATATAGATTTGACCGACCACGTGAATCTCCTTAGAGTTTAAGCGCGCTTTCGCAACCGTCTGGAAATCCAGCGACTTGACCTTTTTAAAGTCGTACGATGCTTTCTTGCGCTGATTTTTCTTAACGGACTGTCGCGTGACTTCGGGTTGATAAGTCGCGACCAGCCACTCTTTGATCTGCTCGTTAAAAATCAGGCCCAGTGAGATCAAGATCAACACGATAAACCCAAGCGTCCCCCACCAGCGCCGCTTGGTCTTCTTAACACTTTGCTTTTTTGCCATGTGCTTCGCTCCTTCCCCAAGTCCTTCTTGATTCTACCCCACCCAAGCCACCGGCGTCCACTCCGACCCTTCCGTGACCGCACGACCCCACGCTCCGTTGGGCCCTAAATTGCGTTTACGGAGGGCACAAAAAAAGCCACCGCCAAGCGGTGACTCTTCAAGTTTTGCTTTAGTTGTTGGACAAACCGTACTTCTTGTTGAATTTGTCGACCGCACCATCGGCTTGGGTAAACTTTTGCTTACCCGTGTAGAATGGGTGAGAGTCAGACGTGATTTCAACACGAATCAATGGGTAAGTGTTGCCATCTTCCCATTCGATGGTTTCGTCTGAAGTTGCCGTAGAACCGGACAAGAACTTGTAGCCGGTAGAAGAGTCTTGGAAGACCACTTCACGGTAATCTGGGTGAATGCCTTGTTTCATAATGTAATACGCTCCTTTTGCCCTGAAACATTGACTGCTTCAGAGATTGATTTAATCGTCAACCGTCACATTATAGCATGAAACTTGACAGTCGGCAATGTTAATCTTGGCCGTCTTCGACTAAGCTGTGAGTATTGACGATGCTCACCCGCGCATTTAACGCGGTTAACTTATCGACGATGCGGTCATAACCCCGTAAAATATTGTCGGCGTCGTTGATCACGGTGGTGCCCGAGGCCATCAGCCCCGCAATCACCAGCGAAGCTCCCGCCCGAATCTCACCGGCTTGAACTTCACTCCCCTCTAAGTGGTCCGTGGGGTCGACGATGATGGTGCCATTTTCAGAACGAATCTGGGCGCCCATCTTCCGTAACTCCGCAATGTGCTTGATTCGCTTAGGGTAGATGGTGTCAATCACCACACTGCTCCCGTTCGCCCGCAACAGTAGCGGCGTCAACGGTTGTTGGAGATCCGTGGCAAACCCTGGGAACGGCATGGTCTTAACCTGAATCGGCTTCAAGTGTTCTGAACGAGGAACGTAAATGCTGTCCTCATCGATCTCCAGTTGGACGCCCATTTCAATCATCTTCGCCGTGAAAGATTCCAAGTGTTCTGGAATCACGTTCTTGACCACCACACCGTCTCCGATTGCAGCAGCCATGGATAAGTACGTCCCGGCTTCAATCCGGTCCGGGATAATCGTGTGCGTATTCATCGCCCGTAACGTGGTGACCCCTTCGATCCGGATCACGTCTGTTCCGGCGCCCCGCACATGCGCGCCCATGTTGTTTAAGAACGTCGCAATATCAATAATTTCTGGTTCTTTCGCGGCGTTTTCAATCACCGTGGTTCCGGTCGCTTTGACTGCCGCCAGGATCGAGTTGATCGTTGCCCCGACTGAGACCACGTCCAAGAAGATGCGGGCGCCGTGCAAGCCAGCGGGTCCTGTGGTAATGTGCACCGTGTTATCGTGTTCTGTCACCGTAGCGCCGAGGGCCTTGAAAGCCTTGATATGCTGGTCGATAGGCCGTGGACCAATGTTATCGCCACCAGGAAAACTCAGTGTGGCGCGTTGGAACCGTCCCAATAACGACCCCATAAAGTAGTACGATGCTCGTAAACTTTTGATTGCTTTACTCGGTAGTGGGGCCTCTACGATTTCAGTAGGGTCAATGGTCAGAACCCCGTCTTCGAACGCCGAATGGACGTTCATTGATTTTAAAATCAGCATCAGATTGTGGACATCCAGAATATCCGGGACCATATCAAAACGAACCGGCGTATCCGCTAAAATCGCGGCCGGAATGAGCGCAACTGTGCTATTTTTGGCGCCGCCAATCGTCACCTCACCGGTGAGTCGTTGGCCGCCATCGATTATCATTTTTTTCATCGTGATGCGATCCTCACTTAAACTTATCTCTCATAGATGACTCCAGTACAGTCAGCTATAATGATAAATAATCCCGAACAAAAAGACAACCATTTCTAGGGTTTTCACTAAAATTGTAATATAGACGAAGAAACGCGGAACCTTCCTATTTCTAGGATGATTCCGCGTTTCTGGTACCAGATTGGTCAAAAGACGGTTGCCAAATCTCGCCACGCCTGCGGGCTTGGTCCGCAAGTAAAATCACGGTTAAACCGCGTCCGCTCGGTGTTTTTCTGTTGACTTGGCTTTCCAACCATACGATGCGCCGCCCGACTTTCCCGAACGATTCGCTCGGTCCGGCCTACCGCAGAACATAGCGTTCCCCAGCTAATGCAAGTTATGACTTGCACCCACCGTCCCGGTCAATTTCTCATTTAATTTTAATAAAATTCGCGTTAAGCTTGGGCTTCTTGGCTTGCCGCCGCAATGAAGTCCCGGAACAGTCCTTCTGGACGGTCTGGCCGTGACAAGAATTCTGGGTGGTATTGGGCCGCCACGAAGAACTTCTTCTTCGGCAATTCAATCACTTCAACCAGGTGGTCATCAGGTGACGTCCCGGAGAAGACCAATCCCTTGGCCGCCATTTCGGCCCGGTATTGGTTGTTGAATTCGTAACGGTGACGGTGCCGCTCTTGGATAATGTCTTGGTTATCGTAAGCCTTAGCAGCGACACTACCCTTCTTCAACTTGCAAGGGTAGAGACCCAACCGTTGGGTCCCGCCCATCTCATGAACGTCGGCTTGGTCAGCCATCAGGTCAATGATCTTGTGCGTAGTGTCCGGATCCATTTCCGTCGAGTTCGCGTCCTGGTAACCCAGAATATCCCGAGCGAATTCGATGCTGGCCACTTGCATCCCCAAGCAGATCCCCAAGAACGGCACGTCCTGTTCGCGGGCGTACTTGATGGCGGTGATCATGCCTTCGATCCCCCGATCGCCGAACCCACCAGGGACGATGATCCCGTCCATGCCTTTCAGGATTTCAGCCACGTTGTCATCCACAATCTTCTCGGCATCGATCATGTGCAGGTCAATCTTGGCATCGACCGGTAAGCCCGCGTGTTGTAAGGCTTCGGCCACGGAGATGTACGCATCGTGCAGTGCGACATACTTACCGACCAGCGCAATCTTGATGGTCCGCTTCAGGTTCAACATGTGGTCGACCATCTTGGCCCAACCCGTCATGTCGGCCTTAGGTGCAGTCACGCCAAAGTGTTCCAGAATCAAGTTGTCTAGTCCTTGTTCCTGCAACTTCAACGGGATCGAGTAGATGGACGGCACGTCCATGGATTCCACAACGGCCGCAGGCTTCACGTCACAGAACAACGCAATCTTTTGCCGCATCGCATCCGTGATGGGCTTTTCCGTCCGGACTACCAGGGCGTTGGGTTGAATCCCGATGCTCCGCAATTCACGGACAGAATGTTGCGTTGGCTTAGTCTTCATTTCGTGCGCCGCGTGTAAGTATGGCACCAGTGTGGTGTGAATGTAGAAGACGTTCTCGTCGCCCACTTCGCTCTTCATCTGCCGAATCGCTTCCAGGAACGGTTGGGATTCAATATCCCCAACGGTCCCACCGATTTCAGTAATCACGAAGTCCGCGCCCAGCGTCTTGCCGGCCCGCATGATCTTCTCCTTGATCATGCCGGTAATGTGCGGAATCACTTGTACCGTGGCGCCCAAATAGTCGCCCCGGCGTTCCTTTTCCAAAACTTCCGAATAAATCTTACCAGTCGTGACGTTCGAGTACTTGTTTAAGTTGTTGTCAATAAACCGCTCGTAATGACCTAAGTCCAAATCCGTTTCGGTCCCATCGTCGGTCACGAAGACTTCCCCGTGTTGGTAAGGACTCATCGTGCCCGGATCCACGTTAATGTACGGATCGAATTTCTGAATGGTTACGTTTAGGCCCCGGTTCTTTAACAGCCGGCCCAGAGATGCTGCCACAATCCCTTTACCTAATGATGATACGACGCCGCCAGTCACAAAAATATATTTGGTCATGTGCAAACTCCTTGTAAGATTATTTAGGGTCGTTCGGTCGTGGTTGTTTTCCCCGCCGCTCTCAGGTCTCTGGCCCCGCCCCAGCTGAAAACACCAGCTCGCGGTCCGTGGTCCAATCCCCGATGGCTAGGGGTGGAAACAAATAAAAAGCTCCCTATTCGTTGGAATAGGGAGCTAACTTCACCGTTCAGTTGTCCTTACGATAAATCGTAGGGAGCCCAAAAAATATAGTAACTGTTTTTGACGAACAGGTCAAGCATTCGGCGCGATTATTTTTGATCGTCGTCGTTTTCGTCATCGTCGTCTTCTTCGTCATCATCGGCGGAGAAGTCCAGGTCGTCGGCGTCATCGTCTGGCGCGTCCATCTGTGACAACTGGTCTTCGATACCTTCGGGAATATCCTCGGTGTCGTCTTCCTCGTCGTCATCGTTGATGCCCAACCCGTTTTGCAACTTACCCAGATCTGGCGTGCCATTACCCGTGGCGTCGTCATCATCGTCATCGTTGGCGTAACTGGTGTTGGAGTCATCTTCCGAATCGTCGTCATCGTAATCGATCACGTCGTCGTCATCCGTAGTGTCTGCCAAGAAGGCGTTGACCTTCTTACGCTTCTTACGCTTAGGTTGGTCCTCGTCCTCTTCCGCGTGGACCGTCGCTTCATCGATGGATTCAAACGGATACCAAGTTCGCAGTCCCCAAAGGTTATCACCCAGAGAAATGAAACTACCGTCAACGTTTAAATCCGTATAAAATTGGGACAGCCGTTCACGAATTTCTTTATCGCTGTCACCCAGGTACGTCTGAACGGCGTTTGCCAGGTCGGCAAAGGCCATCACGTCGCCATGTTGAGACAAGATGGCGTGGGCAACCTCAATCATTGATAATTCCTTTTTATTCTGGCCCTCAAAGACTTTTAATTCCAAACTGGTGCACGTCCTTTCCACAGTCTACGAAATATAATACGCGCTTATGCCGTAAATTGCAATCGAATCTTGTAGTTTCCGACCAATTCTTCCCCGGCATACAGCAAATAGTCAATCTTGACGTTCCCGCTGAACGGCCGCTCCTGAAAGCTGGTCTCCAAAAACGGGGTGACCGTCTCGATGGGCATGATCCCGTACGGCGTCTGGTAACGGGCGGTCACCCGCTTACCACTGATAAAGTGTAACCGCAGTTCCGCCTCGGCGTTGCGCGTCAAGTGGACCGCGCCATCCGGGGTGAACTTCATGGTCACTGGTGTCTGCTCATGGGGCTCCTGATTGGGCTCCAGGTAGCGCAGGTAGAGGTTATCCCCCATCTGAACCAGTTGGCCGTCCACGTCCAGACGGTAATCCGAAACATCGTCGTCTTGTTTAATGTGGGTCTCCAAGTGAATGGCTACGGGAACACCCGCTGAGAGTTGATTCATCTCGGTCCTTCCTTCCTTCAGGTCAAGTCACGCACAGTTACTTGTGCGTATATCAAGTTTAATTATAGTTCATTTGGGGACAAAAACCCACCGGATTCTCTTGGGATTCACGGGTCGTGACCTGACGACGCAAACGTTTTCTAGTATAATGAATAAATAGGAAAACTTCTGAAAGAAGGCTGGTGTCATGTTACCCTTTGCTTTACCCACGACCACCATTCAGACGCTCACCACGTCCATCCCCGCTGACCAAAAAAATCTGGCCTTTGGGTACACCAACGCGTTACTCGACTTAATGGCCAAACAAACCCACCCCATTCTTCATTTTTGGGATATGCAACCGACCGTGATCTTGGGGCTGAAAGACAAGCGACTCCCCGACTTAGCCGCCGCCGTGCGGCAAGTTCAGGGCCACGGCTATGACTGGGTCCTGCGCAATTCGGGCGGCCTCGCAGTGGTTGCCGACCCCGGAATTCTCAACGTGTCGCTCTTCAGTCCGCTGACCACGCCACCCATTAGCGTCGACAACGCCTACGAACAGATGATGGCGTTGGTCCGGGCGGCCTGGCCTGAATTGACCATCGCCCACTTTGAGGTCACCCATTCGTACTGTCCGGGAGATTACGACTTGAGTGTCAACGGTCAAAAGATTGCTGGCATCTCCCAACGCCGGAGCCCCCACGCCCTGGTAACCATGCTGTACCTGGGGGTCAACGGCGACCAGGCAGCTCGAGGAAGCCTGATTCGCGACTTCTACCAGGCCGGTCTCGCCCAGCAGCCCAACCAATGGGGCTTCCCCGACGTTGACCCGGCTACCATGACCACCACGTCGCAACTTTTGGGGCAGGACCTAAGCCTAGCCGATGCCCGGCAACGCTTCTTGAACGCATGCCAGGACGCTGGCTTGACCGTTACTCACCAAGAACTGGCTGCCCGACTGACGCAACCCGATTTCACCGAACGACTGGACCACGCCACCGCCCAAATGCGCCGGCGCCAACCCCGTCTGGCCATCGAATAAGGAGGTATTGCTTTTGTCATATGCTACTGCGCACTTACCGCGCGAAAAGGTCTTACGCGACCCCGTTCACAACTACATCTACGTCCAACACCAGGTCATCTTAGACCTGATCAACACCCGTGAATTCCAGCGGCTGCGGCGAATCAAGCAACTGGGAACCGCCTCGTTGGTCTTCCATGGCGCCGAACACACCCGCTTTGCCCACTGCCTGGGCGTCTACGAGATTACCCGGCGTATCTGTGATAACTTCCAGCGAAACTACCCGACTCAGACGCCGGGGGATGGCGGTTGGGACGACCGCGAACGGTTGACCGCGCTGTGTGCCGCCCTCCTGCACGATATCGGTCACGGCCCCTACTCGCACACCTTCGAGCACATCTTCCATACCAATCATGAGGCCATCACCGTGGCCATCCTGACGTCACCGGAAACGGAGGTCAACCAGGTGTTGCGGAAGGTCAGCCCGACCTTCCCCGCCGAAGTCGCTAGTGTGATCCAGAAAACCTACCCGAATCCCCAGGTGGTCCAGATGATTTCCAGTCAGATCGACGCCGACCGGATGGATTACCTGTTACGCGACGCCTACTTCACCGGCACCCAGTACGGAGCTTACGACCTGACCCGAATTCTGCGGGTCATGCGTCCCTACCAAGGCGGTATCGCCTTTGCCATGAACGGGATGCACGCGGTCGAAGACTACATCATGAGTCGCTTCCAGATGTACCAGCAGGTCTACTTCCACCCGGTCTCCCGGGCCATGGAAGTCATCTTAGACCACCTGCTTGCTCGGGCCAACCAACTCTACCAGACGGGGCAGAGTAACGAGAGCTTCACCCCCCACCTGTTACTGCCCTTCTTCAACCACGAGTTCAACTTGCAGGATTACTTGAACCTCGACGACGGGGTCCTGACCACCTACTTCACCCACTGGCGGCAATCCCCCGACGAGATTCTAGCCGACCTGGCGCACCGGTTCCTCGACCGTAAGCCGTTAAAGAGTGCGGTCTACTCCGAAGAGACCCAGTCCCTGTTGGCCCCGCTCCGGGAGATGATCCGGTCGGTCGGCTTCAACACCGACTACTACACCGCCACGGATACCAGCTACGACTTGCCCTACGACGACTCGTACGATCCCAAGATGGAACATCCTCTGACCCAGATTGAACTCCAGCAGCCCGACGGTTCCCTCGCAGAACTCTCGACGGTCTCCGACTTAGTCAACGCTTTGCGTGGTAAGTTCACCGGCGACCAACGGTTCTTCTTCCCCAAGGAAATGCTGAACCCGGGCGACAACGCCCCCGAACTCTTCCAGCCCATCTATAACGACTTCGGACGCTACATTCAAAATAACCAACTTATCCAACCAAAGGAGCACTAAACGCTATGTCCATTAAATTAATCGCTATCGACATCGATGGCACCCTGTTAAACGAAAAGAACGAACTGGCTCCGGCCACGATCGACGCCGTTCAGGCCGCCGAAGCCCAAGGTATCAAGGTCGTCCTCTGCAGTGGCCGGCCCCTCTCCGGTGTTGCGCCCTACATCAAGAAACTAGGCATCAGCGGAGACGACCAGTACGCCATCACTTACAACGGCTCCGTCGCCCAGACCGTCTCCGGTAAGATCCTGATCAACCACTCCCTGAGCTACGACGACTACATCGACCTGGAGGCCCTCTCCCGTAAGCTGGGCGTGCACTTCCAAGTCGAAACGCCCGACTACATCTACACTGCCAACAAGAACATCAGTGCCTACACCATCTACGAAAGCAACCTAGTCACCATGCTGATCCGGTACCGGGAAGTCAACGAGATGCCTCGGGACCTGACCATCTCCAAGGCCATGTTCGTCGACCACGCCCAAGAGATCGACCGGATCAAGCCGCTGATTCCCCAGAGCTTCAAGGACAAGTACTACGTGGTCCAGAGCACGCCTGTGTTCATCGAAGTCATGAACAAGGAAGCTAGCAAGGGAAACGCCTTACGGGGCTTAGCCGCCAAGTTAGGCCTATCTGCGGACGAGATCATGACGTTGGGTGACCAAGGAAACGACCTGACCATGATTGAATACGCGGGGATGGGCGTCGCCATGGGCAACGCCATCGACGAGGTCAAGCAAGCGGCTAACGCCGTGACGTTGACCAACGCCGAAGATGGCGTGGCCGCCGCCATTCGCAAGTACGCTTTAAAGTAACCTCTCAACAAGACAACAAATGAGCACCGGAAGACCCTGTCGGTCTTCCGGTGCTCATTTTTTCTGGATCACGCTTTGGGCTGATGCGGTGCCTTGTGGGTAACGGGCTTATCCGTCGCCCGCATCACATCCGCCACTTGCTGGTGATTGAGCGTCTTCATCCATTCTGAAATTTTAGCGACCCGTTTAAGCTGCTCTGGGGTCAACTGTTTCTTGGGTTGAGTCATAATGATCAGTCCATTTCTCTAAGTCTAATACGCCCAGCATAAACCCGTCGCTACCCATAACGCAAACATTCACTGTTAACGATTGGCGGATGAATCCGACCCCGGTAGCCGCTAGGGCCGTGACGCCCGTGGGCACGATTTCAAGCCTCACCTAACCCGTGAGTCTTGAAACTCGGCCTTGGCCTAAGCCGAGAAAACCCACTCGGCTAACGCCAATTTCACCGGCTGAGCCCTAGCGGCCACCGGGGTCTTACACGGTGACGGGACAATGACGATGGTTAAACCAACCACAACCGTGAGCCGTGAGGGCGGCCAGACAGGGCTCAGCCGTGAAATTTTCCTTGGTGAGCGTTCCTTAGCTCGCCTAGGAAAAGGCCCAGCTTCGAGACCGCCCTTTGGCTCGAAGTGGTGCCCACGGCGTTCCAGCCCTGTCTGGCCACCCGGTAAGGCGGATGGCCTCCATCAGTGTTCGTGGAGCCTAAATCAATGTGAGGATGATGCCGACGACGATGAGGCCCGTGCCGGATAATAGGCTGAAGCGGGCTCCCGCCGTTATCCGAATCGGGGAGTTCTTGACCGTGGCGACGTCGTGCACGTCCACCTTTTCTCCGGGCAAAGCGTCCATCCCCTTACGCCGGCGATGACGCCACCCCGTAAAGAGGTGCCCGCGGACCAAGATCAAGATGGCCCCCACCACTAAGAGGACCAACCCCACCATGAATAACAGATTGCCGCTCTCCATCAGGGGCCGTCCTAACACCCGCATGACCAGGGCGACTAAGATGCCTAGGGCGATGACGCCCGTTCCCCAGCGTTGCCAATTCTTCTGCAAACTCGCTCACTCCTTTAATCTCGTCTAAGTTCTGGTTAAACAAAAAGACCTAGGTGACGCAACCGCCCCCAGGTCTTAACTTTGTCGTGTTTTATTG includes:
- a CDS encoding HD domain-containing protein, with the protein product MSYATAHLPREKVLRDPVHNYIYVQHQVILDLINTREFQRLRRIKQLGTASLVFHGAEHTRFAHCLGVYEITRRICDNFQRNYPTQTPGDGGWDDRERLTALCAALLHDIGHGPYSHTFEHIFHTNHEAITVAILTSPETEVNQVLRKVSPTFPAEVASVIQKTYPNPQVVQMISSQIDADRMDYLLRDAYFTGTQYGAYDLTRILRVMRPYQGGIAFAMNGMHAVEDYIMSRFQMYQQVYFHPVSRAMEVILDHLLARANQLYQTGQSNESFTPHLLLPFFNHEFNLQDYLNLDDGVLTTYFTHWRQSPDEILADLAHRFLDRKPLKSAVYSEETQSLLAPLREMIRSVGFNTDYYTATDTSYDLPYDDSYDPKMEHPLTQIELQQPDGSLAELSTVSDLVNALRGKFTGDQRFFFPKEMLNPGDNAPELFQPIYNDFGRYIQNNQLIQPKEH
- a CDS encoding CTP synthase — translated: MTKYIFVTGGVVSSLGKGIVAASLGRLLKNRGLNVTIQKFDPYINVDPGTMSPYQHGEVFVTDDGTETDLDLGHYERFIDNNLNKYSNVTTGKIYSEVLEKERRGDYLGATVQVIPHITGMIKEKIMRAGKTLGADFVITEIGGTVGDIESQPFLEAIRQMKSEVGDENVFYIHTTLVPYLHAAHEMKTKPTQHSVRELRSIGIQPNALVVRTEKPITDAMRQKIALFCDVKPAAVVESMDVPSIYSIPLKLQEQGLDNLILEHFGVTAPKADMTGWAKMVDHMLNLKRTIKIALVGKYVALHDAYISVAEALQHAGLPVDAKIDLHMIDAEKIVDDNVAEILKGMDGIIVPGGFGDRGIEGMITAIKYAREQDVPFLGICLGMQVASIEFARDILGYQDANSTEMDPDTTHKIIDLMADQADVHEMGGTQRLGLYPCKLKKGSVAAKAYDNQDIIQERHRHRYEFNNQYRAEMAAKGLVFSGTSPDDHLVEVIELPKKKFFVAAQYHPEFLSRPDRPEGLFRDFIAAASQEAQA
- a CDS encoding type B 50S ribosomal protein L31; translation: MKQGIHPDYREVVFQDSSTGYKFLSGSTATSDETIEWEDGNTYPLIRVEITSDSHPFYTGKQKFTQADGAVDKFNKKYGLSNN
- the yidA gene encoding sugar-phosphatase encodes the protein MSIKLIAIDIDGTLLNEKNELAPATIDAVQAAEAQGIKVVLCSGRPLSGVAPYIKKLGISGDDQYAITYNGSVAQTVSGKILINHSLSYDDYIDLEALSRKLGVHFQVETPDYIYTANKNISAYTIYESNLVTMLIRYREVNEMPRDLTISKAMFVDHAQEIDRIKPLIPQSFKDKYYVVQSTPVFIEVMNKEASKGNALRGLAAKLGLSADEIMTLGDQGNDLTMIEYAGMGVAMGNAIDEVKQAANAVTLTNAEDGVAAAIRKYALK
- a CDS encoding DUF1934 domain-containing protein — translated: MNQLSAGVPVAIHLETHIKQDDDVSDYRLDVDGQLVQMGDNLYLRYLEPNQEPHEQTPVTMKFTPDGAVHLTRNAEAELRLHFISGKRVTARYQTPYGIMPIETVTPFLETSFQERPFSGNVKIDYLLYAGEELVGNYKIRLQFTA
- a CDS encoding DUF3899 domain-containing protein; its protein translation is MQKNWQRWGTGVIALGILVALVMRVLGRPLMESGNLLFMVGLVLLVVGAILILVRGHLFTGWRHRRRKGMDALPGEKVDVHDVATVKNSPIRITAGARFSLLSGTGLIVVGIILTLI
- a CDS encoding UDP-N-acetylglucosamine 1-carboxyvinyltransferase; the protein is MKKMIIDGGQRLTGEVTIGGAKNSTVALIPAAILADTPVRFDMVPDILDVHNLMLILKSMNVHSAFEDGVLTIDPTEIVEAPLPSKAIKSLRASYYFMGSLLGRFQRATLSFPGGDNIGPRPIDQHIKAFKALGATVTEHDNTVHITTGPAGLHGARIFLDVVSVGATINSILAAVKATGTTVIENAAKEPEIIDIATFLNNMGAHVRGAGTDVIRIEGVTTLRAMNTHTIIPDRIEAGTYLSMAAAIGDGVVVKNVIPEHLESFTAKMIEMGVQLEIDEDSIYVPRSEHLKPIQVKTMPFPGFATDLQQPLTPLLLRANGSSVVIDTIYPKRIKHIAELRKMGAQIRSENGTIIVDPTDHLEGSEVQAGEIRAGASLVIAGLMASGTTVINDADNILRGYDRIVDKLTALNARVSIVNTHSLVEDGQD
- a CDS encoding class A sortase, with translation MAKKQSVKKTKRRWWGTLGFIVLILISLGLIFNEQIKEWLVATYQPEVTRQSVKKNQRKKASYDFKKVKSLDFQTVAKARLNSKEIHVVGQIYIPQSKIHLPIAKGVSNPVLALTAGTMRPDQKMGENNYPLAGHHMVSHSILFSPLYYKTKVGQKIYLTNASKVYEYQVTVRKFIAATDVQVVAPTKQKLVTLITCDATGANRLMIRGKYVQQMAYRQAPESVRKGFAGGFNN
- the rpoE gene encoding DNA-directed RNA polymerase subunit delta — protein: MELKVFEGQNKKELSMIEVAHAILSQHGDVMAFADLANAVQTYLGDSDKEIRERLSQFYTDLNVDGSFISLGDNLWGLRTWYPFESIDEATVHAEEDEDQPKRKKRKKVNAFLADTTDDDDVIDYDDDDSEDDSNTSYANDDDDDDATGNGTPDLGKLQNGLGINDDDEEDDTEDIPEGIEDQLSQMDAPDDDADDLDFSADDDEEDDDDENDDDQK
- a CDS encoding lipoate--protein ligase family protein, with the translated sequence MLPFALPTTTIQTLTTSIPADQKNLAFGYTNALLDLMAKQTHPILHFWDMQPTVILGLKDKRLPDLAAAVRQVQGHGYDWVLRNSGGLAVVADPGILNVSLFSPLTTPPISVDNAYEQMMALVRAAWPELTIAHFEVTHSYCPGDYDLSVNGQKIAGISQRRSPHALVTMLYLGVNGDQAARGSLIRDFYQAGLAQQPNQWGFPDVDPATMTTTSQLLGQDLSLADARQRFLNACQDAGLTVTHQELAARLTQPDFTERLDHATAQMRRRQPRLAIE